A window of the Dyadobacter pollutisoli genome harbors these coding sequences:
- a CDS encoding VOC family protein, protein MPKLNTYLNFDGNTEEAFNFYKSVFGGEFMSVNKMSDMPGAEQLPENEKNRLMHIALPIGSAGDVLMASDTVPSMGHVLNVGNNAYVSVFTDSREEADRLFNGLSAGGEIEMALDDMFWGDYFGSFKDKYGVGWMINFPKAH, encoded by the coding sequence ATGCCAAAGCTGAATACTTACCTCAATTTCGACGGAAATACGGAAGAGGCTTTCAATTTTTATAAATCTGTTTTCGGCGGCGAATTTATGTCCGTGAACAAAATGTCGGACATGCCTGGCGCTGAGCAACTTCCCGAAAACGAGAAAAACCGGTTGATGCATATCGCCCTGCCAATCGGTAGTGCGGGTGACGTTCTGATGGCATCCGACACGGTACCATCTATGGGGCACGTGCTGAATGTTGGGAACAATGCATATGTTTCAGTGTTCACCGATAGCCGCGAAGAAGCTGACCGCTTGTTCAATGGATTATCGGCCGGAGGAGAAATCGAAATGGCGCTGGACGATATGTTCTGGGGCGACTATTTTGGCAGTTTCAAAGACAAATATGGCGTCGGCTGGATGATCAACTTTCCGAAGGCGCATTAA